The following proteins are co-located in the Solenopsis invicta isolate M01_SB chromosome 7, UNIL_Sinv_3.0, whole genome shotgun sequence genome:
- the LOC105195872 gene encoding odorant receptor 63a: protein MLVHVQREYNVNKIFLSRLGLWPFQSKLVRNLLPIVCLILEISYYSFEILMLHDHRDDSQMVFESCYQFVITTAFVVRLWNEVWNRDKFRRLYEAMNDHWDIFTNEIEVRILKHYSNISRKFTIVYSTMMYLLCSMFIIIPLTPTFLDIILPLNESRPRILAIEVEFRVDTDEYFVLIFCYTTAIIVVGVSIMVAVDAMHFTCTTHACSLFSIVGEQIENITSTQHMRKCECDLNEEHELSRKEQVLYQQYVMCLKKYQIALKFVDILNSTHQTVAVFFLLLICATLSLIGVRIVYVLGQLEEMIRFTFIIVGALLQLLIMCYSGQKLIDESENIFHRAYAAKWYLFSPRLKSLLFITLYRSIVPCNLTVGKFCPLSMSTYATVIRAAMSYFTAFLSFKN from the exons atgctGGTGCATGTTCAACGAGAATACAatgttaataagatttttttgtcaCGCTTAGGTCTTTGGCCGTTCCAAAGTAAACTTGTGAGAAATTTGTTACCGATCGTTTGTCTTATACTTGAAATAAGTTATTATTCGTTCGAG ATTTTAATGTTGCATGATCATCGAGACGATTCGCAAATGGTTTTTGAAAGTTGCTATCAATTTGTCATAACAACCGCTTTTGTAGTAAGACTATGGAATGAGGTTTGGAATCGTGACAAG TTCCGTCGTTTGTATGAAGCCATGAACGATCATTGGGATATATTCACAAATGAAATAGAAGTTcgtattttaaaacattattctaATATATCGCGGAAGTTTACGATAGTTTATTCAA CTATGATGTACCTTTTATGttcaatgtttataataatcCCGTTGACACCGACGTTCCTAGATATCATATTGCCTCTTAACGAATCGCGTCCACGAATCTTAGCGATCGAAGTTGAATTCAGAGTAGATACAGACGAGTACTTCGTGCTAATTTTTTGTTACACTACTGCTATAATTGTGGTGGGTGTAAGTATAATGGTGGCTGTCGATGCAATGCATTTCACGTGTACCACTCATGCATgtagtttattttcaattgtcGG TgaacaaattgaaaatattacatcgACACAACATATGCGAAAGTGCGAATGCGACTTGAATGAAGAGCATGAGTTGTCGAGGAAAGAGCAAGTGTTATATCAGCAATACgttatgtgtttaaaaaagtACCAGATTGCATTAAA GTTTGTCGATATATTGAATTCAACGCATCAAACGGTTGCAGTATTCTTCTTATTGTTAATTTGTGCAACCTTAAGTTTGATTGGAGTTCGA ATCGTCTACGTCTTAGGCCAACTCGAAGAAATGATCAGATTTACGTTTATAATTGTAGGAGCGTTATTGCAACTATTGATCATGTGTTATTCTGGTCAGAAATTAATAGACGAAAGCGAGAATATATTCCATCGAGC ATACGCAGCGAAATGGTACTTGTTCTCACCGAGATTAAAATCGCTGCTATTTATAACTCTTTATAGAAGTATTGTACCGTGCAATTTAACTGTAGGTAAATTCTGTCCGTTATCTATG
- the LOC113006003 gene encoding uncharacterized protein LOC113006003, producing MENHWNTFTNEFEVRILKDYSSQSRKIIIIYSIVMYLAITTYIMPSFTPILLDIISPLNESRPRIFSMSFEWRIDMDKYYVPIVCYNTITLVTGIIICIGIDSMYITRIFHACSLFSIVSQQLEMMSKPDIKIKMSQYCGCYINENVNRYCKNAIFKSASEHMIYQEYVICLKKYQIALEFVDVLNSQYRTMTLISLAITCMILSLGGIQFVYVLGQLDNVIKNGVVISGMLLQFMLLCYPGQKLLDESQKVFYKIYAVEWYAFPLKLKSLLIITLQRSSISCGLTAGNLFSLSMVTYGTVSTRILNFVLAMYRKQLIFTFLFYLRWCKQAYLIS from the exons ATGGAAAATCATTGGAATACATTTACAAATGAATTTGAAGTGCGTATTCTTAAAGACTATTCTAGTCAGTcacgaaaaattataataatttattcaa ttGTGATGTATTTAGCGATAACAACGTATATAATGCCTTCATTTACACCAATATTACTCGATATTATATCGCCTTTGAATGAATCACGACCGCGAATCTTCTCAATGTCATTCGAATGGAGAATAGATATGGACAAGTATTACGTACCGATAGTTTGTTACAATACAATTACACTTGTGACGggtataattatttgtattggtATCGACAGTATGTATATCACCCGTATCTTTCACGCTTGTAGTTTATTTTCGATTGTCAG tcaACAATTGGAGATGATGTCAAAACcggatatcaaaataaaaatgagccAATACTGTGGATGTTACATAAACGAAAATGTTAACAGATACTgcaagaatgcaatatttaaatcgGCTAGCGAGCATATGATATACCAAGAATACGTTatatgtttaaagaaatatCAGATTGCTTTAGA gtTTGTCGATGTACTGAATTCACAATATCGAACGATGACATTAATCTCGTTGGCAATTACTTGTATGATTTTAAGTTTGGGTGgaattcaa TTCGTATATGTGTTGGGTCAATtagataatgtaataaaaaatggtgTAGTAATCTCAGGTATGTTACTGCAATTCATGCTCCTCTGTTATCCTGGTCAAAAGTTATTAGATGAGAGTCAAAAAGTGTTCTACAAAAT atacgCCGTAGAATGGTATGCATTCCcattgaaattaaaatcgcTGTTGATTATAACTCTACAGAGAAGTTCTATATCTTGCGGTTTAACAGCTGGTAACTTATTTTCATTGTCAATGGTGACATATGGTACAGTAAGTACTAGAATCTTAAATTTTGTACTTGCGATGTACAGAAAGCAACTTATATTTACCTTCCTGTTCTATTTAAGATGGTGCAAGCAGGCATATCttatttcatga